Within the Gigantopelta aegis isolate Gae_Host chromosome 8, Gae_host_genome, whole genome shotgun sequence genome, the region ATGGGGGCCATGGGGGCcatgccctccccccccccctcccccctcccccaccagttAAAccttttttgttagtttttcctgtattaaattttataaaatcatacatacatacatacatacatacatatatgcatacaatatacaatCCTGGCTACGTCAGTGCAACTACATTACCCACTAGACGTCTCTCCAGGCAAGTCATCTACAGTAGACCGGTAtctttatattaattgttttattgtattatacctGAACTAGATGGGCTTCTTTTTCTTGACTGGTCCGTTTATGTTTGTCGCCGACTCATGTCTCCTCTGAAAAATAGTGTGCACAGAAAGGGTTAACCAGTCCGGGTTTCCCGGGGATTTCGGAAGATAAGGCAGGTACATACAGCATCAAACAGGCATTGTATTTACAGAGACGGCAATATTCGGCTCGGCATGTGTGCAAGTTATATCATACATCGATTAAAACTTAAATAATCACGCCCAGTGTTACGGATTTGATAGATCACAAGTGACACAGCAACTAGTAGCAAATAGTTTTAACACACATCGTGagtcattcatttcatttcgttttattttcgtgcttatatctaattaagtttgaagcacgctgttctgttctcagctatctgggctgtctgtccaggacagtgggtaagttattagtagttagtggttagtgagagagaagagtgtagtggtcttacacctacccattgattcgataaaactcgctctgggtgggagccggtaccgagctgcgaaccttgtacctatcagtcttatgtccgatggcttaaccacgacaccaccgagtcatAAACAATAGTACACATGTAAATCGCAAcaggtttatttgttttgcgACAGGTGTGCAAGCATCTACCTgtccagaaaaaaaaaacccgtcatgCACACACGTTCATACATAAacccatacatgtacacacatgcatacatatacaaattgtataaatttatacacacatatatacatacatgcatgtatacatacatacatatatacgtacGTACCTACCTACCGACCTACCTaccaacatacatacattatttagttatttgttataatatttcAGTGTTGATTTTGTTCATAGTTTACAGCTTTTGTCACCGAGCATTTTTCCTTTTCTCTTCCTTCACAGCCACAGTTTGCCGCACACCGCCAGTACTGCGGCCATATGCAAGCACAGACTTCAGACCTTTTGAGAGAAAACGAGGATAGACTTCAGAAttagcaaaatattttttatttgcccTGAATTCTTTTAACTTAGGAATTCGTACATTCGTTTGCCATGCAGCGTTTGTCAGTTTGCAAATGGCGGCCCTTGTTActatttatagttttaattgTTGGTGTTCTGTTGATTCTACACTTTTGGAGTATGAAGATAGCCGACAACAACGGGTTAGCGGCCTGGAGTCGGACACTGCAACTCATCGAGGACGATATGTCATCTTCACAAACACAGTCTAATCATTGTGGCTGCACTGTTCTTGTCCGACGCGACGCAAAATGGCAAGACAAGAAACTAGGTTGTCCTAGGAAGGACACAACTGTGCGAGTCTATCTGAAAACTCCAGCCGGGAGTGTCCCAATGTATGTGTATCCTAAAATAACTGACATATGGGTTTCGAAATCCATAATAGAAAAGAACGAGTGGGAACCCAAGCTGACTAAAATAGTGACTGATATCATGTCAAGAGATGTCACGCTTGATTTCTTGGACGTCGGGTCAAACGTAGGCGCCTACACCATGACACTAGCTAAGATGGGACGAAGAGTAACGGCCATTGAGGCACTTCCTCTAACCGCCAAGCTGCTTTGTAAATCGGTACAAGATGCTAAATTCCCGAAGCCTGTTCCagtaataattaacaatgttctTTCAAATAAAAGGAGCCAGTTTCTGTTTAGATTTGATCCCAACAACATTGGTGGAACTTACGTTGTGGAGAGCGAAAACAAAAGCGCCATCTTGAAAAACGCCGTCGACTCCATTCTGCTTGATGACGTGTTGGAGATATTTCGACCTAAAAATCTGTTTATCAAGATGGATACTCAGAGACACGAACTAAAGATCCTCGAAGGGGCGAAACAATTTTTCAGAGACGTCAATGTGAAATATATTCTCATGGAGATGATGTTTATTACAAAAGACGACTTTGTCCGAGCCAGCCAAGTCATTCAGTTCCTGACAAATCAAAACATGAACCCATTCATGCCCAACAATTTGGATGTGCCAGTTGATAGCGATATTCTGATAAAAAGCACTCGAGAACAAAACATCTTATGGAAAAagtcttaaaggcatactgtcacggatttaaggaccttatttctctaaaaatgaataataaataaaaaatacattaattgttggaaaccaaatctagctatcgcatcaccgtaactgaaccatgatggagtgaaatccatgccaaccctctcggcaattttaggttttgaattatggaccattgccataattcagttatttttacgaaatatcattaataaatggagtatggtggttatgaagatggttgaataaagtacatttagggacaaatcaaattatttttgttcaggtaatactttattaggtcattaaataggtcagtgatttGTGATAATATGCCTTTGACAGTCACAATCACTCGCACGCATTTATAAACGTATCCACACGCACATAGAAACTGGCTGTGTGCCGAGTTAGTGATGAGAGGGTGCTGacaaaaagacaaagaaaataCAGAACAAGAAAGAATGTGGAAGAGCGAAAGAGGGAAAAAGGGAAGAGCAGTAAAGAGACGGAaggagaaagagacagagaaacagaatGTTACAAAGAGAAAAGAGATGGACGGGCTGGGGAGTcaatgtagtggtcttacacctcttCATGAGCCGGCTTAGACTGGATACTAAGTCAATACCTACAGAGTAATCATGAAACAACTACCTTACAGATTGTGCAGCATTTGTAGTGCCCaacgtcgtcaaataaaacatgccTTCCATCATTCCTTCATTTTTAATGTCCGACGTtatatataaccgtaattaaaggtgttgaatgcgtcgttaaataaaacattccttcggTCATTCATTGtcattaataatgtattaatttatactTTTTGTGTATCATAAAATACATGCCCTCAGGCGGGCCCCAAGACATTTTgctatctcctaagttcaagggtcataactctgtcaaaaatgggtataACACCATGGAGGTTAAGCTTGatgtgtaacaatacatgatgaaactatacacaatatttcagctcaatattatGATGCATTGTGAAAAAATCCCGGAATTATATActatgggacagacagacatagacagacagacggacggatagATACAAAACCTATAATTCCCTACTGTTGAACCGATATGGGACTAAAATGAACACTGTTAGCTCAGGGGAGTTGGGGTGGGTGATACTGGTGCTTTAGTTTGGTGTTAATATATTGGTCAGTTGTAAGCAGTCATATATTCGTCGGAAGATGCCGCCATCTGGGCGTGGTAGGTCAGTTAAAAACCAATTTGCTTTTCAACCGAGGCGAGGCaacacaatgttttttttcaaatatgtattGGATTATTACATATAGGTTCACCTGTGGTATTTGAATAAGCCATTGTTTTgaagttatttgttattttagggttgggtttttttaaaatgaaaacaatgcaaatTATATGCTACCACGTATATAGCAGCAAAATGAGACGgcgttttgggtttttttttaaaggatactCCAGTCAAATATGACCCTCATGGGTTGGAAatatgcatacccggaccaccatcACATACTGACAGTttgacaaatgaaaaacgcgtataTCATATTCGAAATGATTTTCCCCCCAATTAACTATGCGTAGCCATCTTGTGTGTTCCTTGTCGACTCCTCGCACTCCACCTTTACTGGAAGTTACGTCACCTTCTGTATTGGTGACTTACTTGTGTAGGTACAGAGTAGTTAACGCGGTACAGAAAGAAGTCACTAAACAAGGATGGAGTGCGACTGCGAACACGACGCATAACGGTTATTCTCACGATCACACTTACTagaactagaacacattgatttactgaccatctgctattggatggcaaacatttggtaactttaaaacatagtcttagaggaaactcgctacattttcccattagtagcaagggatctttcatatgcaccatcccacagataagatagcacataccacggccttttatataccagtcatggtgtactgtcttgaacgataaatagcccaatgggcccaccgacgggaatcgatcccaaaccgaccgcacatcaagcgagcgctttaccactggattacgtccCGCCTCACCACACGTAGAGATACacatctggggcctaattcacaaaggcctcttaggctctgctagacaacaaagccgCCTCTTTGCATCTTTTtttgcactgcactgcgagatggcaaagttacgagagtttagGCCCCTGATCCATAGCGAGATGACAAAGTTACGAGAGAAATGAGGCCCCTGATCAATAGCAAGACGAACGCGGGGTGTTTGAATCAGCACACCTGTATCGATATAGATCTGTCTTATTCACCTACAGTAACGTGGCACACCTGTTACATTATGTATTGTTAGGTGTTCAAACGGTCATTACGTTGTGGATTACAGGATAAAATGATGGGTGGGGCAGATCaattcttggaacgaacgaGCATGAATGGCGCAAGATATTAGGAGGTCCGGGGACATTTTTaaatctagaggctctgaaataccattttgcagacATTTAAAACGCCAATATCAATAaccagcaaacaaacaaaattggggggtggggaggggggctATGGTCCTGATAAAATGTTATTCTGTCTTCaatttttgttgttaataaaGACATCTTACGCAAGCCTTTGTAGtcttatttgaaatgtttatgcTCTGAAAACAACTACAGTTGTTGATATAAGTAGACAGGAGAGGATCACGAAGGTACAACAACCACAGTAAGACAAAACAGCAAAGAACACCTAACAcaaataattgtgtgtgtgagcgagttttaacgactcaatgggtaggtgcaagaccactacaccttcatctctctctctctctctctctctctctctctctctctctctctctctctctctctctctctctctctctctaaacaaGTGAAAGTTGTTGAAGTTAAAACTATAACTACAGTGATGATCAATAGTTGCATATGCCTAATCACTCATGCTTAATGCCCGTGTCACGAACAACAAATGTAGCATAGTTGCGCCCGCGACGTTACTAGTATTTGTGCCCAATCATTTTGCATATGCAATACAATGTGTTTTCAGTCAagctatttacatgtataacaaaatgtatttctttacaACACCCTTCA harbors:
- the LOC121380137 gene encoding uncharacterized protein LOC121380137; translated protein: MQRLSVCKWRPLLLFIVLIVGVLLILHFWSMKIADNNGLAAWSRTLQLIEDDMSSSQTQSNHCGCTVLVRRDAKWQDKKLGCPRKDTTVRVYLKTPAGSVPMYVYPKITDIWVSKSIIEKNEWEPKLTKIVTDIMSRDVTLDFLDVGSNVGAYTMTLAKMGRRVTAIEALPLTAKLLCKSVQDAKFPKPVPVIINNVLSNKRSQFLFRFDPNNIGGTYVVESENKSAILKNAVDSILLDDVLEIFRPKNLFIKMDTQRHELKILEGAKQFFRDVNVKYILMEMMFITKDDFVRASQVIQFLTNQNMNPFMPNNLDVPVDSDILIKSTREQNILWKKS